The sequence ATGGCGCTCATTCCCAGGATGCCATAGATGCTGGCATCGATCATGATATTGCGAAGATCGAGCGCCGTATAGCCAAGTTGTGCCTGAACGGACGGAAAGGCGCTCAGGATGCGCACTACGGCAAAGACGCTGATCAACGCAGCGCTCCAGCGCAGGGCCATGCCAAGATGATTGGATCGAACTCTGGTGGCGCCCCTGGTAAAACTGTAGTGAGCGCCAAAGGAGAGCGAAAGGATCGCCGCGCCCAGAGCAATCGCGCCGGCCACGCCCAGGTTTTGCAGCAGCCCCGGCGCGGCGCTGAATACAAGGGCGCCTGCGGCCGCCAGCGGCAGAACCACTGCTGTTGCTCCAAGCCCAAAATGGGTCATCGCGGCCGAGTAGTCGCGGAGCCCGTAAAACTTAGGAATAGCGAAGTAAAGTCCGGTTAGAATCGGGATTACGATAAAGTAAACCAGAACTCCAAGCCGGTAGACCTCTTGCACAGCTTGATCCTGCATTCCGGTGAATGGACTTACTGCGCTGAACAGGCCGTAAGGCAGAGCCAGGTTGCCAATCAGCCAGGTGCTCAGCATGCCTGAGAGTCCGCCTACGGCCAGAACGCCGCGCAGATCAAATTTGCCGGACTGCTTGAAGCCATCAATCATTGCCGCGAGGGCAGCCAGTATGCTCAACAGATAGAGTTCATCGGCCGGCCAGCTCAGCTCGCCAAACTCGCGACCGCTGTTGGCGCCTGCCAGTATTCCAATGATGCCAACCAGCAGGCCCAGGATATAGAGCAGAAGGGCGAGGCAGGCGGCGGGGGCCAGTCTTGGCGTGACGCCGGACGAATCTTTCAAAATGGAAAAGCAAAGCGCCAGGAATACGCCGAAAAATCCGCCGAAGATCAGCAGGTTATTAGCGACCGGCGCCAGATAGCCGTAGTCAAATAGGAGCGGCAGATTGCCTGGCTGAACTGCAAGGACAAATCGTCCAAGGCTGTAGAGCACGGCGCCAATCGCGCCAAAGGCCAGGCCAATTCCGGCGCCAATTCGAATAGCGCCATCCAGGTTGCGGCTTGAATCAAACATTCTCTTTAGAAGCTTCATGAGTTCCAGCTCAATTAGAATTGATCCGGCCTACTCGCGGCCGGTCAGCCCTCGCACATAGGAATAGAGATCATTCCACTCATCCTCTGTCCAGCTATCCATTCCGCTGACATGCAATGCATTGGAATCTGCATGCGCGCCGCGAAAACTGGCAAGACTGGCCGCGCCGGGCGCGCTACGCAGGTCGGCTGTGGAAAGATAGGCTCCACACAATCGGCCGTCTGCTTTGCAAGAATAGAGTCCAAAGCGCTGGGCGGCGCCGCGTCCTTCGCCAAAAGCGCCATGACAACCGGAGCAATTGCGCGCGTACACTTCGGCTGCAGGATGATCAGCCAATTGCGCGGCGCTGTCACGCCTCGCTTGATCCACGGCGCCTGCCGAGCCCTGATCGACTGGATTTGCAGCGCCAAGCATACTTTGCAAATCCGGCGATGCCGGTCGCTCCCCGATCGGCTTGTAGCCCATTTCCCAGCGTCGCGAAGCAGCATATGCCGTCCGGGTCTCGCTCGCAGCGGCCGCCAGGGCGGCATTTCTTTCCGCTGCAGCGGCGCCGACTGGCTGCTTGGTCATTGCGTAGAGAAAGTAGGCCATGGCCCAGCGGCCGCGGTCCGTATAGGATTGAAAAGCGTGCGAGGGCAGGCGCTCGCTACCCACAGTGATCGTCTTAAAAAAGTCATTGGGCGTCCGCGCCGGAGGAATTTCGGCATCACGGAAGCCTGGCGTAACAATGCCTCGGGCTGAGAGTTCGGCCGTATCGCTGCCGTGACCATCAAAGAGGACGCCGTGGCAGGATGCGCATCCGGCGGAATTATACATCACCGAACCGAAGAATCGCACTTCGGCATCATTTGCATAGACCGGCTTGTCAGCAGGGCGACAATGCGTCGCTCCCAGCAGCAATGAGCCGACAGCAGCTACAAAAAAAGTAGTTCTCAAGATCATATCAGTCATCCCAACGCAAAGCCTACTGATGGAAGTGGAGGCATTCCTCCAGCCGCGGGTCCTTTTGCGGTATCAAAGCGTGTCTTTCCAGCATCTTGCCAATGATGAGCACAAAAGAACCGCCCACAATCAGCAGCGGTCCCAATTCAGCCAGCAGAACCGGTACTCCGCCATCGTGGTGCAGTACCGGATAGAGAATCCAGAACATGTCCAGCACCTGGCCAAACAAGACCAGAATGGCCACACGCTTCATGTAATTGTAGTCGCGCTTCGGTTCGCGACGCACCAGCAAAAAGAAAGGCGCCACAAAGCGAGTAAGTACCAGCAACAAAGTTACGTAGTACCAACCGCCTGTCAGTCGATACTGATACCACACCGTCTCTTCGGGTATATGGCCGTAATAGATCAGCATGTATTGGCTTACAGCAATGTAAGTCCAGAAAATCGTGTGCCCGAACATGAACTTGCCCAGGTCATGGAAGTGATTCTCATTCAGCGCATCGCCGTAGTAGCCATTTTTTTTCAGATACCAGACCCATAGCACCAGCGAGGCATACAGCGTCAGCGCCATGCCGGCAAAAATGTAAACGGCCCAGATTGTGGAGAACCAGTGCGGATAGGTGCTCATCGAGAGGTCCCAGCCGCTGATGGAGTAGCTGAGTCCAAAAAAGACCAGAAAGCCGCCGCCTAGTTTGGCCATCAGCCGGGTCCGTGAAATACGGCCGTCCGCGTCCTGACTGGTTGATTGCTTCCAGAATAAGAATCCAAAAAGGATCCAGAGCAAGACAATGATTACGTTGCGGAGCTCAAAAGTCGGTCGGTTCAGCCACCAGCTCTTCTTCTGAATCAGCTCGTCTGTGGCCGGTGCGTGCACCCAGTGGCTGAATACAGAATCCATTCCACCGCCAAAGAGCACTATGGCTATCAGTAGTAGAGGGACAGGCAGGAACCACCAGTAGTTCTCAGCTACCCTGCGGACCGTCACATTCCACGCTGCGCCGGCAAGGTGATTCACTGCTACAAAGAAGATTCCGCCCAGGCCCAGCGGAATTGCAACCAGCGCGGCCAGATGAATAGCAAAGAAAAACCGCGGATTCCATGCCCCGGCTTCATGTTCGCCCCCGCTATGCTCTGCCGCTGTTGCACCATGCTCAGCCGCATGCTCGCTGGCCGCGTGTTCCCCGCCAAGCGTCCAATGTGGCGCCAGACCAAGCGCCAGCACAACCGTCAGGGCAAGGCCCACGCCGATCAGCGCCAGGCAGATTGTTTGCAGCCGACCAGGCATGCGAAACTTCAATTTTTCTTCTGATACTACGCTGGTTGACACGCCCGTACTCCCTCTCAGTTGTTCCCGCCGCCGCTGGTTGCGCCGGCTGGCGCTCTGCTTTGCAGCAGTCGCACATAGCGGATTACCGCCCAGCGGTCATCCACCGGCAGTTGATACGCGTAGGGCCGCATGCGGGCGCGCCCCATGGTGACGATATGAAAGATCTCACCGTCGCTCCAGTCCTTGATCTTGCCGGTCAACAGTGATGGCATATCTGGAAAGCGCGGCGTCACCGGCCCATCGCCAGCGCCGGTATAGCCATGACATGTGGCGCAGTAAGTATTGTAGCGGTTCTGGCCGCGCGCCAGGACCTCTGCGCTGCTCGGCAGCGGATTGTGCAAGCTGCGGGGGCCGACAAAATCCGCTGCCGCAAAAGGATATGGCTCGAAGTTTCTGGGTACGGTTCCTTCCGGCGGTACGCGAACGCCTGAGCCGGGACCGCCAAAGGCCTCATGCTCGTCTGCGCCCCGTTCCCAGGCGCTGCCCTTCACGTTGGACAGTGTGGTGAAATCTTCCTCTTGTGCTTCTACCGCCGGGCTGTCCTGCATATCCAGAAACCAATGGATGCCGGACTTATTGCCGCGATAGTTGCAGTTTGTCAGCGGCGCCAGCGCTGCCAGCAGAACAAGAATGCTCACGATTCGAGAAAACATCTGCGTTGATCCTTTCATTCCTGGGTCTCGTTGGCCTCTGGTCTCAGGCCGCTCCGTGCAGTGTTGTTTGCTGGTCGCCGTCAACGCGAGCTACGTAGCTCGGTCCAAGACCCTTCATGAAATCGGCTACGCCGTCTTCAGTGTAGTTGGCTGAATCGCTGGGGATCCACAGGCAAAAGCTGTCATCCGTAATCGAAGGATGCAGCGGCTTGCGCGACGGTCGAAACATCTTGGCCAGCAAAATCAATCCGGCCACCGTAGTGTGTCCGCCAAAAAGCACCGTGAGCTCAAACCAGATCGGCACCATTGGCGGCCAGGAGAATGTTGGCTTTCCGCCAAAATTCAAGGGATAGGATCGCAGGTTCGGAACAGCATCAAAGAATTCGAAGATTCTGGGCATGACTTGCTCATGCACGCCCGTCTGCAGCGCCAGAGCAGTGAAAAATCCGGTCAGTCCCGCGAAGAAGGTAATCCAGGGAACTTTGCTTCGCTTCAGGCCCATGTCAAATTCCAGGCCATGCACCGGGAAGGGCGTCAGGCAATCGAAGTGAGTAAAGCCGCGCGCATGCGCTGCCTTCGCCGCTTCTGAAATCTTTTCCGGACTCTTGAATAGGGCGTAAACGCCCTTGTTTGTCTCACGGTATGTATACTGAAAGAATCGGTCCAGAAAGCGAAATAGCGCATCCACCGGCGCTTGCAGGAAACGGTCCAGCCTGGGCGCCAGAGCCGCCAGCATCGAATCAGCCTTTCTTAAAGTGGTGTTCATTGCCTGGGGTCCTCCTGCGACGCCGCTCAATGGCGCCCGTAGCCTCGAGCTGCGTCGGGCGATTTGATGACCGTCTTGATCTCGGCAATTGCAATCGTCGGCAAGAAGCGACAGAACAGCAGGAAGAGAGTGAAGAACAGGCCAAAGGAACCAAGCATGATTAAATAGTCATGGATGGTCATAATATACATATCCCAGCTGGAGGGCAGATAGTCGCGGTGAAGCGAAGTGACCACGATCACATAGCGTTCGAACCACATGCCGATGTTTACAAAAATGGAAACAATCCAGAGAACATATACGTTAGTGCGCAGCTTCTTGAACCAAAAGATCTGCGGCGAAATTACGTTGCAGCTGACCATGATCCAGTAGGACCACCAGTAGGGGCCAAACATCCGGTTGATGAAGGCGAAGCCTTCGTTGGGGCTTCCACTGTAAGCAGCGATGAAGAACTCCGTGGTGTAGGCCAGACCTACGATCATACCGGTCAGGGTCACAACTTTGGCCATGTTCTCCAGATGCTTGATAGTGATGTACTCTTTCAGCTGGAACACTTCGCGCATGATGATCAGCAGCGTAAGCACCATGCCAAATCCGGAAAAAATGGCGCCGGCCACAAAGTAGGGCGGAAAGATGGTAGTATGCCAACCAGGGATAACCGAAGTCGCAAAGTCGAAGGAAACGATACTGTGTACGGAAAGTACCAGCGGCGCCGAAAGTCCGGCCAGAATCATGGCCGTCGATTCGTAGTGCGCCCAGCTTCGCGCGCTGCCGACCCAGCCCAGGCTCAAGGCTGAGTAAACTGCCTTGCGTGTTTTCTGCCACCAGTCGCTTTCTTTGATGCGATCTCGAACAGACGCAATGTCCGGCACCAAACCAAGGTACCAGAAAACCAGTGAAATGGTCAGGTAGGTCGAAATAGCAAAGAGGTCCCAGAGCAGCGGCGAGCGGAAGTTTGGCCAGAGCGATCCGCGTTCATTGGGGATCGGCGGAAACCATAGCAATACATACCATACGCGTCCGACGTGAATGACAGGGAAAATGCCTGCTGCCGCTACCGCAAAGATGGTCATGGCCTCCGCTGAACGGTTGATGGCAGTGCGCCACTGCTGACGGAAAATATAGAGGATCGCCGAAATCAGCGTACCGGCGTGGCCAATGCCAATCCAGAATACAAAGGTGATAATGAACGATCCCCAGCTGACCGGAACGTTCACGCCCAGGATGCCCATGCCATTGGCAAACAGGTTGCCAATCTCGAAAAAGAGCATTCCAAAGAGGGCTACGGCAATGCCGAATGCCCACCACCATAGTTTCGTTGGAAAACTTTCCAGCGGTCGAGCGACGTCGTTGGTTACATCGCGGTAAGATTTTGCGCCCTCTACCAGAGGAAGCGAAAGCGGTTCTTGTTCAACAGTTGCCATGGTTTAAGTGTTCCGGCGAACGCCATCAGGCGCTTTCATTTCTGTTTCGTATTTTGGCCAGATAGGTGACCGAGGGCTTCACCAGCAGATAATCCAGCACCTGGTAGCCGCGTTTTCCTTTCTCGCGTTCGACCAGCTTTTTGACTCGGCTCTCTTCATCGAGAATGTTGCCGAAAGTTATCGCGCCGGAGGGGCAGACTTCCTGACAGGCGGTTATCACTGTTCCATCAGTGATGTTCTTTTCTCCGCGTGCATGGGCTTCCTGGCGCGCTGCTGCGATGCGCTGGATGCAGAAGGTGCACTTTTCAATGACCCCCCGCGTACGCACTGTGACGTCCGGATTCAGACCGAGATGCTGCGGGTCGCGGATTTCGCCGCGATTGCCGCCCCAGAATTGACTGAAGCTGGCCCCGGAGGTGGCGCCGCCCACTGCGCCATCGGCAGCGCTGCGGCGGAAGCCTTCCCAGTAGTTCCAGTTCTCATGCCAGTTGAACCGGCGGACTTTGTAGGGACAGTTGTTGGCGCAATAGCGTGTTCCAACGCAACGATTGTAAGCCATGACATTGAGGCCTTCATTGTTGTGTTGCGTTGCCGCCACCGGACAGACATTCTCGCAGGGCGCATTTTCGCAATGCTGACAGAGCATCGGCTGATGCGCCACATCCGGATTCGCTTCCTCTCCAGAGAAGTAACGATCGATACGCATCCAGTGCATCTCGCGTCCGCGGCGCACCTGATCGTGACCGACCATTGGAATGTTATTTTCGATATTGCAACTGGTTACGCAGGCCCCGCAGCCGGTGCACTGATTGAGGTCCACTGCCATATGCCAGCGGACGTCCTTGTAGTTCCACTCCGGCATCAGCGAAGCAGTCGGATAGTAGAGCGCCTCTGGACGTAACTTGAACTGACCCGATGCGTACTCTTTGCGCGTGGTCTCGCGAAGAATGGGACGATCCAGCTGCCCGGAGCCGCTGTAGGGAACGTTGAGCACTCCCTGCGGCGTCAGCGGGTTCTTTTCCTGATCATTGAATCCGTTACGGTAGATGGTTTGCGTAGACGCTAGATGGTACTGATCCCCGGTAGCAGACAGCTGCGCGACCATGCCGCTGAAAGCAAATGAATCAGGACCGCGTACCGATAGGCCCAGGGCATTCTGCCCAACGTTGTCGGCAATTTTTCCGGCTGCGCTGCGACCGTAGCCAAGAGCGACCAGCGCCGACTGCGGATGAAGGCCAGGCTGCAAATGCAGAGGAAGTTGGAGTGCGCCTCCGTCGGTTTTCACCGTCAAGAGATCGTCCTGCTTCCAGCCGAGGCGGCGGGCAGTGGCCGGAAGCACTGCGACAAAGTTGTCCCAGACGATCTTTGTTACTGGATCGGGCAATTCCTGGCGATAGGCATTATTGGCCAGCGAGCCATCGCCTACCTGCACTCCATAATAGAGCCCAAGAATCAACCGGGTTCCCTCAAGCGTTTGCGCCAAAGAGGATGGAGAAGCGGGCAACTTCTCGGCGGCCTCGCCGCGGAAATTGCGCGCTGCGCGCGTAGCCCGCAGCGCCGCGCGACCTGGAGCATAGTAGCCATTTTGCAGAACAGAATTCCAGAAACGAGTAAAGCCGCCGCGGGCAAAGCCTTGCCAGCGGGCCTTAATATAGTCGTGGAAGGACTTTGCCCCGCCAAGTTCGCCGCCCGCCAGCTGGATCAACCAATCTTCCAGGCAGCGAGTTTGGTACAGCGGGCGAATGGCCGGCTGCTGAACGGATAGAATTCCTTTGACTGGCTCTGCGTCGGACCAGGCTTCCAGGAAATGACTGAGCGGAAGGGCTGCGTTGCCCAGCAAGGCGCTCTCCTGGAGTCGGTCCACGATGCTGAGCTTGTAGGCGACGCCGCCAAGCGCTTTCTTCATGTCGATTCCAGCGGGGGCGTGGTAAAACGGGTTGCTCCCGGCCAGCACCACGCTGCGAATCTTCCCGGCGGCCATATCTGCCGCCAGCGATTGCAGCTCCGAATCAGATATTCCGGGGCTTTGCAGAATTGGCGTTCCGTAGTCGACGGTCTTGCCGTCGTTCTCCAGCAAGGAGTTTAGCAGATTGATAGCAATTTGACCGGCGGCGTTGGCGCCGTTGGCGGCAAGCGGCGAACCGCCCACCACCAGACTGCGGCCGCGCGCGTCCCACAACTCGCCTGCGATTCGCTCAATATTTTTCTCAAACGAGCCCTTCTCGTAAAGGCCCTCGCCGTGATTGAGGGCTGCAGCTACTTTTGCAGGCGTGTAGTTTTCCAGGATGCTGCGCGCCTTGCCGGCGACGGCGCCGCGGCCGCTGACCACGGCAATTTGTGCGGCAAGGCAAAGCGCGAGCAGCGCCTGATCGCCCGGGCGGATCGCAAAGCGCTCATCCGCATTGGAACCGGTAACGGTATACATCGACTCAAATGCGACCAGTCGATTGAAGCGTCCGCCGCGGCGACGAACATCGCGTCCCGAAGTGTAGTCGCGCGTGAAGACAGCAGGCAGCAGCATTGTGCCCAGAAAATCGCCATCGATGGAAACAATCAAATCGGCTCGATCAAAACGGTAGTACGGAATCAGATCGTCTCCGTAGCATTCGCGCTGACCGGCGGCAATCTGGCGCAACGTGGGATCCGCTCGCAGCTCCACAAGCCGTCCGCCCGGAAAAGCGCGCATGAACTCGCCCACCAGAGCGCGACTCGATGGGCCATTGAGCGGCCCGCTGATCAGAACATAACCGCCCTCGCGCAACTTGCCGCGCGCCTCGCTCAGAACCTCGGCTTCCGTAGCCGACTGCTTGCGCCCGCCATTCAACTTCACAGCGCGACGCAGCCGATCCGGATCATAGAGATCCATGATTGCCGCCCCATCGGAGGCGCTGATACCGCCGCCGCTGAGCGGGTGATCAGCATTCCCTGAAAGGTGGACCGGCCGCCCTTCGCGTGTGCGGATGATCAGGCCAATGCCCTCGGGTGTAACACTTGAATAGAAAGAAGGCAATCCCGGAGTATTCTCTACCGGCTGGATCACAGCCGGTACGATTTGCTCAGTCGGACGCCGACACGCCGCGCCGGCCATCACAGCGCCAGCGCCCATCAGCTTTAAGAAGTTGCGACGGGAAAAATGCCCGCGGTCTGCCTGGCGGATTTCTTCAATATTCTCCGGAAACTCGGGCCGCGACCAATCGGAGGACTTCTGTCCTTGTTTTTCTTCGAGTGATTGCCAGTAGCGTTTCTGTTTCGTTTCCCGATCAGTTCTGTTCATACGTTCCCGGTAGCTCTGAAATTCCCGCAGCGCATCAGTAATGGCAGGTGCCGCATTCCGCCAAATGAACTGTAACATTGTGACCGGGCTGCTCGCCTGGCTGCACAACATGCATATTCCCACGGTGGCAGTTCACGCACCAGCCCATGTTAAAAGCCGTGGTGATCTCGATCTTTTCCATCTGCGCTACATCGCCGTGGCATTGCTGGCACTGAAATCCAGCAGCGATGTGCGGCTTATGGCTGAAGCGCACATGATCCGGCAAATCGTGCACCTTGAGCCAGCGCATCGGCTCGCCGCTGGCGTAGGTGCTTCGCAGGTATTGTATGTAGCGACTGTCGCCAGCCACATATTCATGGCAGCGCATGCAGGTCGCGGTATCCGGCACCGACGCTGCAGGACCGCGTTCCACCGAGACGTGGCAAAACTGGCAGTCCATCTTTAGCTCGCCGGCGTGAATCTTATGGCTGAATGGAATCGGCTGATCCGCAGCGTAGCCCTGATACTTGGGATCTACTACATAGATCCAGTAGATCAACCCCAGAGATGAGAAGATCAGGATCAGTTTGATTAGGTGTTTGCGGATTACAGTGACAAGTGCGTTCATCTACAAAAAACTCAGCTGAGTTACCGCCCCGAATTCGCCGCCCCCGCCGCGACGCCGCGCTAAACCGAACGCAAGCGGCGGACCGCTTCGTGTCGGCGTGCAATTGAACCGCCGCTGCAACGCAAAGCGTGCGGCTCCAGAAATCTTTCCGACCAGGCTATGTCAATTGGATTCAGGCGAAATGACCGAAGACAGCGGAAATATTTGCAGCTCCACTGCCGAAATGGCGTGCGTATGAATTGGCGAGCGGCTTGAACGCCAATTGGAGGCAGAGGTTCGCTGGCGCCGCTTCTGCATCTGGAACAAGCAGGCGGAACGGGACACTCTGCAGCAGCATCTGACGAGCTGCGTCCAGCGGGTCCACAATTTGAGAGCTTGTCTCAAAACCACGGCCCTGGCGAGGGCAAAGACCGGTCTGCAGCTCAAAAATAAAGACAGAACAGGGGGAATTCATGCGCCTGGATCGACTGACTCAGAAAGGCAACGAAGCCATACAGGATGCCCAGAATGCTGCGGAGGCCGCACAAAATCCAGAGGTGACTCCCGAGCACGTCCTGTTAGCTCTTTTTCGCCAGCATGATGGCATCGGACCAATGATCCTCAACCGGCTCGAACTGAATGTGGAGCCGTTGGAGAAATTGTTGGACGACGTGATCCAGCGCCAACCGCGCGCCCAGGGCGGCGAAACTCGACCCTCCCAGGCTTTTGTGCGCATGCTGCAAGCTGCAGAGAAAATTGCCCGCAAGCGCGGGGATGCCTATCTCTCGACAGAGCATTTGCTTCTGGCCTACCTGAATGACCGCCAGCAACGCCTCGCTGCTGATTTTGCGCGGCTTGGCCTGAGCCCCGATGCCGTCGAGCGCGCTGTCGGCGATTTGCGCGGCGGTCAAACAGTCAGCAGTGAAAATCCCGAAGCGACCATGCAGGCCCTGGAGAAATACGCCCGCAATCTGAATGCCGCTGCGCGCAAAGGCGGTCTGGATCCCGTTATCGGCCGCGACGAGGAGATTCGTCGCATCATGCAGGTGCTGTCCCGGCGCACCAAGAACAATCCGATCCTGATCGGGGAACCGGGCGTGGGCAAGACAGCAATTGTGGAAGGTCTGGCGGGCAAGATCGTTGCCGGCGAGACGCCTGAAGGCTTGCGCGACAAAGAGATCTATACCCTGGACCTGGGCGCGATGATCGCCGGCGCCAAATACCGCGGCGAATTTGAGGACCGTTTCAAGGCTGTACTGACCGAGGTGCAGAAGTCAGATGGTCGCGTCGTATTGTTTGTCGATGAGTTGCATACCCTTGTGGGCGCGGGGGCCGCGGAAGGTTCGCTGGATGCTTCCAATATGATCAAGCCGGCCCTCGCACGCGGCGAGCTGCGTTGCATTGGCGCGACCACGCTGAAAGAATATCAGAAATACATTGAAAAAGACCAGGCGCTGGAGAGGCGCTTTCAACCCGTCTTTGTCAAAGAACCGACGGTAGATGAAACCATCATGATTCTGCGCGGCTTAAAGGATCGCTACGAGTTGCACCACGGAATTCATATTACCGATGGCGCCATCATTGGCGCCTCTAAACTTTCGGACCGCTACATTACGGACCGCTTCCTGCCGGACAAGGCCGTCGACCTGATCGATGAAGCTTGCTCGAAATTGCGCATTGAACTGGATTCGCTTCCCGAGGAACTGGATACGGTTCAAAAGCAAATCCAGCATCTGAAAATTCAGCGCGAGGCGCTGAAAATGGAGAAGGACAAGGCTTCTCAAGAGCGCCTGCAATTGGTGGAGAAGACGCTTGCAGATCTGGAAGAGGATTTCACCCGAAAGAAAGGGATATGGGAGGCGGAACACCGCGAGGTGGAACGCTTGAAACAACTGCGCGAAGAGATCGATCGACTGCGCATTGAAGAGAAGGATTTCGAGCGTCGCGGAGACTTCAACCGGGTCGCGGAAATTCGCTACGGCAAGCTCGCGGCCCTTGAAAACGAGATGAAGTCGCTGGAGCAAACCATTCAGCAGAAGCAAAAGCAGTATCTGAAAGAAGAAGTCGCTTATGAAGACATCGCCAGCATCGTTGCCCGCTGGACTGGCATTCCCGTATCGCGCATGATGCAAGGAGAAAAGGATCGATTGCTGAACATGTTCGATGAATTGCGTCAGAAGGTAGTGGGACAGGACGATGCGTTGCATTCCATTACCGACGCGATCCAGCGCTCGCGGTCCGGGCTTTCTGATCCCAATCGTCCCGTCGGCGTATTCCTGTTCCTGGGGCCTACCGGCGTTGGCAAGACCGAAACCGCGCGCGCCCTTTCGCGATTTCTTTTCGACGACGAGAACGCGATGCTGCGCATCGATATGTCCGAATACATGGAGAAACACTCAGTTGCGCGATTGATTGGCGCGCCTCCGGGCTATGTCGGCCATGATGAAGGCGGACAGCTAACGGAAGCAGTGCGGCGACGTCCCTACCAGGTGATCCTTTTCGATGAAGTCGAAAAGGCCCATCCCGATGTATTCAATATCTTTTTGCAGATCTTTGATGATGGCCGGCTAACGGATAGCAAAGGACGCATGGTGGACTTCAAAAATGTCATCATTATCATGACATCCAACATTGGAAGCCAGCATCTGATGCAGGATGGATTGGGCGAAGAGCAAAAACAAGGACTGGTACGCGAAGAGCTGCGCTCCCGTTTCAAACCAGAATTTTTGAACCGGCTTGATGAAATCATATTTTACCAGCCGGTCTCGATGGAGTCGCTTTTGACGATCGTCCAATTGCAACTCGAATTACTATTTCAGCGAGCAAAGGAGCAAGGATTGCATGTCCGCGCAGAAAGGGCAGTCATGGAATGGCTGGCCCGCCGCGGCTATGATCCGCAGTTTGGCGCCCGGCCGCTGAAGCGATTGATCCAGCAGCAAGCCGGCAACTTGATGAGCCGGATTATTCTGAAAGGCGAGTTTGATTCGGAGAAGACTTACG comes from Leptospirales bacterium and encodes:
- the clpB gene encoding ATP-dependent chaperone ClpB; its protein translation is MRLDRLTQKGNEAIQDAQNAAEAAQNPEVTPEHVLLALFRQHDGIGPMILNRLELNVEPLEKLLDDVIQRQPRAQGGETRPSQAFVRMLQAAEKIARKRGDAYLSTEHLLLAYLNDRQQRLAADFARLGLSPDAVERAVGDLRGGQTVSSENPEATMQALEKYARNLNAAARKGGLDPVIGRDEEIRRIMQVLSRRTKNNPILIGEPGVGKTAIVEGLAGKIVAGETPEGLRDKEIYTLDLGAMIAGAKYRGEFEDRFKAVLTEVQKSDGRVVLFVDELHTLVGAGAAEGSLDASNMIKPALARGELRCIGATTLKEYQKYIEKDQALERRFQPVFVKEPTVDETIMILRGLKDRYELHHGIHITDGAIIGASKLSDRYITDRFLPDKAVDLIDEACSKLRIELDSLPEELDTVQKQIQHLKIQREALKMEKDKASQERLQLVEKTLADLEEDFTRKKGIWEAEHREVERLKQLREEIDRLRIEEKDFERRGDFNRVAEIRYGKLAALENEMKSLEQTIQQKQKQYLKEEVAYEDIASIVARWTGIPVSRMMQGEKDRLLNMFDELRQKVVGQDDALHSITDAIQRSRSGLSDPNRPVGVFLFLGPTGVGKTETARALSRFLFDDENAMLRIDMSEYMEKHSVARLIGAPPGYVGHDEGGQLTEAVRRRPYQVILFDEVEKAHPDVFNIFLQIFDDGRLTDSKGRMVDFKNVIIIMTSNIGSQHLMQDGLGEEQKQGLVREELRSRFKPEFLNRLDEIIFYQPVSMESLLTIVQLQLELLFQRAKEQGLHVRAERAVMEWLARRGYDPQFGARPLKRLIQQQAGNLMSRIILKGEFDSEKTYELVADGERLKLKG